The Candidatus Edwardsbacteria bacterium genome has a segment encoding these proteins:
- a CDS encoding M6 family metalloprotease domain-containing protein → MRTEILYGLILGALLAVTAGAMPPRPGVSEPASLAALRLKGLDSPRDGLIQQLWTKDAAAKISGSRSYPVVMGYFPGLVNIHSSGDFQSMLFSSAAGVKSVNNYYRDMSYGVVSCSGSVADWASSSNFVSYYGNGTNGLTDGTTRNTYEFILRTLDRADSVFDFSSPDYDLNHDGYVDVLWVVHAGKGGEEGGSDPIWSHSFQLTGWTGGTYYVTNDISTYTGNPVRLDKYIIMPERTNYADGNGSTTEMIGAGVFAHEFGHALGLPDLYDTGGFSISGSGLGLFSLMAAGSWGGDYNSGATPVSLDVWCKRFLGWLAPVMIKTNGTVTVNNTLATASNSSYHLAQMGSEGTMQFWLVENRWKTAAGPFSGVAWDANLLSQGLAIYHIDSLYTSGTYFSSNQVNRNSTNGTSQNRPYGVALEETDIGALGYSSELWIGANYGEAVDLWSSATQADFDSLGTGYPVSYLNNNSTRSGIAVMGISAASAAMGCNMYVIPGGGSDFNIGIMQNPAFTQYLNLAAVSGNLMPSTPALDTALMTVSAQVETLGFAKISDWTYKCEYQLKTEGQHHLHLAAVDSGGTWRSGDRFFEVVAAKTAGNTVSPRSAPITLNLPAGALARDLYLAIFEPQAGSPPGTLIMNPVQIGPAGMFLLKPAILELSYDHASLGERDELRLGLHQLKDGAWEYLPGQIDKKGHKVIGSINSLGIYALSWDAGNPALAEFKDAANPAVWPNPFRSTVRVRYQIKHQGTISISIYNILGQQVNQVFRGYRPAGDHDFSWDGRDGNGRQAAPGIYYYRVSGASPDQTGRMVLVK, encoded by the coding sequence ATGAGAACTGAGATCTTATACGGCCTGATCCTGGGGGCCCTGCTGGCAGTCACGGCCGGGGCCATGCCCCCCCGTCCCGGGGTGAGCGAGCCGGCCTCGCTGGCGGCCCTGCGGCTCAAGGGGCTGGATAGTCCGCGGGACGGCCTGATCCAGCAGCTGTGGACCAAGGATGCCGCGGCCAAGATCAGCGGCAGTCGCAGTTATCCGGTGGTGATGGGATATTTCCCTGGGCTGGTCAATATTCACAGCTCCGGCGATTTCCAGTCGATGCTATTCAGTTCGGCAGCCGGAGTGAAATCGGTCAACAATTATTACCGTGACATGTCCTACGGAGTCGTGAGCTGTTCCGGCAGCGTGGCCGATTGGGCAAGCAGTAGCAATTTCGTCAGCTATTACGGCAACGGGACCAATGGGCTGACCGATGGGACCACCAGGAATACCTATGAATTCATCCTGCGGACCCTGGACAGGGCCGATTCCGTTTTCGATTTTTCCTCGCCGGATTACGACCTGAATCACGACGGTTATGTGGATGTGCTATGGGTGGTTCATGCAGGAAAAGGGGGCGAGGAGGGGGGCAGCGATCCTATCTGGTCGCACAGTTTTCAGCTAACGGGCTGGACTGGTGGAACCTATTATGTTACCAACGATATCAGCACCTATACCGGCAATCCGGTCAGGCTCGACAAATATATCATCATGCCGGAGCGGACCAATTATGCCGACGGAAACGGATCAACTACCGAGATGATCGGCGCTGGTGTATTTGCTCACGAATTCGGTCATGCCCTGGGATTGCCGGACCTTTATGATACCGGCGGCTTCAGCATCTCCGGCAGCGGACTGGGGCTTTTTTCCCTGATGGCGGCCGGCTCCTGGGGCGGCGATTACAATAGCGGGGCCACTCCGGTCAGCCTTGATGTTTGGTGCAAGAGATTTTTGGGCTGGCTGGCTCCGGTGATGATCAAAACCAACGGCACAGTTACCGTCAACAACACTTTGGCCACGGCCAGCAACAGCTCCTACCATCTGGCCCAAATGGGCAGCGAGGGGACCATGCAGTTCTGGCTAGTGGAGAATCGCTGGAAGACTGCCGCCGGGCCGTTCAGCGGAGTGGCCTGGGACGCCAATCTGCTATCCCAGGGCCTGGCGATCTATCATATCGACAGTTTATATACCAGTGGCACATATTTTTCTAGCAATCAGGTTAATAGAAACTCCACCAATGGCACCTCACAGAACCGCCCCTACGGGGTGGCCCTGGAGGAGACCGATATCGGAGCCCTGGGCTACAGCTCCGAACTGTGGATCGGGGCCAATTACGGCGAGGCGGTGGACCTCTGGAGTTCGGCCACCCAGGCCGATTTCGACAGCCTGGGAACCGGCTATCCGGTATCGTATCTGAACAACAACAGCACCCGTTCGGGGATCGCCGTGATGGGCATCTCTGCCGCCTCGGCCGCCATGGGCTGCAACATGTACGTCATCCCAGGTGGCGGGTCCGATTTCAACATCGGGATAATGCAGAATCCGGCCTTCACCCAGTACCTGAATCTGGCGGCGGTCTCCGGCAATCTCATGCCATCAACTCCGGCCCTGGATACCGCCTTGATGACGGTCTCGGCCCAGGTGGAGACCCTAGGCTTTGCCAAGATATCCGATTGGACATATAAATGCGAATACCAGCTCAAAACAGAAGGCCAGCACCATCTGCATCTGGCCGCAGTGGATTCCGGAGGAACCTGGCGCAGCGGCGACCGGTTTTTTGAGGTGGTGGCGGCCAAAACTGCGGGCAATACAGTCAGCCCCAGATCCGCCCCCATTACGCTGAACCTCCCGGCCGGGGCCCTGGCCCGGGACCTGTATCTGGCAATATTCGAACCCCAGGCAGGCAGCCCTCCCGGCACTTTGATAATGAACCCGGTTCAGATCGGGCCGGCCGGGATGTTTCTGCTGAAACCGGCGATCCTGGAATTATCCTATGATCACGCCTCCCTTGGCGAAAGGGACGAATTGCGTCTGGGCCTCCATCAATTGAAAGACGGCGCCTGGGAATACCTGCCGGGGCAGATCGATAAAAAAGGCCATAAGGTCATTGGGTCCATAAATAGCCTGGGGATCTATGCTCTGTCCTGGGATGCCGGCAATCCGGCCCTGGCGGAGTTCAAGGATGCGGCAAACCCTGCCGTCTGGCCCAACCCCTTCCGCTCAACGGTCAGGGTCAGATACCAGATCAAGCACCAGGGGACCATCAGTATCTC